Proteins encoded together in one Musa acuminata AAA Group cultivar baxijiao chromosome BXJ3-6, Cavendish_Baxijiao_AAA, whole genome shotgun sequence window:
- the LOC103986633 gene encoding DNA topoisomerase 2, with protein MAAERKLPLQSSAAHNSAAGGGTAEAPAPAGGKKTIEQIYQKKTQLEHILLRPDTYIGSVEKHTQPLWVYENGEMVHRPVTYVPGLYKIFDEILVNAADNKQRDPSMDTVKVEIDVDANRISIYNNGDGVPVEIHQEERVYVPELIFGHLLTSSNYDDNVKKTTGGRNGYGAKLTNIFSAEFIIETADGRRQKKYKQVFSDNMGKRSDPSITKCKEGENWTKVTFRPDLAKFNMTRLEEDVVALMKKRVVDLAGTLGKSVKVELNGQRIPVKTFSDYVNLYLQSASKSRTEPLPRIAEKVNERWEICVSLSEGQFQQVSFVNGISTIKGGTHVECVTNQITNHIMTVVNKKNKNANLKAHNVRSHLWVFVNALINNPAFDSQTKETLTTRQGSFGSKCELSQEFLKKVAKSGVVNTLLTWADFKQSKELKKTDGAKRQRITGIPKLEDANDAGGRNSDKCTLVLTEGDSAKALAMAGISVVGRNYYGVFPLRGKLLNVREANHKQIMDNAEIQNVKQILGLQHGKEYDSTKGLRYGHLMIMTDQDHDGSHIKGLLINFIHTFWPSLLKVPSFMVEFITPLLKATNNKNKTVLSFYSMPEYEAWKESLGGNSSGWSIKYYKGLGTSKSEEGKEYFKDIDKHKKEFVWADEQDGNAIELAFSKKKIEARKNWLRQFEPDNYLDQKQKLIKYSDFINKELILFSRADLQRSIPSMVDGLKPGQRKILFCAFKRNFVKQAKVAQFVGYVSEKSAYHHGEQSLSTTIIGMAQDFVGSNNINLLQPEGQFGTRHQGGKDHASARYIFTCMSPVTRFLFSKDDDILLDYLNEDGQSIEPTWYMPVIPTVLVNGSEGIGTGWSSYVPNYNPKDIVANVRRLLNDEPTQPMDPWYRGFKGRIEKSATKEAGVTYTITGVIEEVDNTTLRITELPVRRWTQDYKEFLESMMTGNDKIKEPFIKDYREYNDDKTVHFEVTLTEENMNIARQEGLEKKFKLTTTIGTTNMHLFDSKGVIKKYDNPEQILEEFFHMRYEFYEKRKKALLDNLELDLLKLDNKARFILGVVRGEIIVSNRKRADLFLELQQKGFTPMPKKKKGIDAVVAGAVEEEEDQEEESPEVGKGGVKASDYEYLMCMPIGSLTLEKVQELCADKDRLEGEVDELRRTSAKSLWLKELDALEEELDKLERKDAEAEGVRKEMRMKTTAGLAPSRPGPKKPRKNAANNSSVVGSEATATDAGQKKPRGATKRAPAKQRVVVESGDEDDDILALKDRLAAYNLDSSPDHHPAMETTDAVVGQGEDKKQADRNSAATRKATSIDLSDDEDNEAGNHMPAIDEDNDEDFSVVEAPKGGKGRGKKPAKEKATTTATRKRGLALPVSSQKRITEVLKPAENATTRISPQKKVRKMRASPFNNKSGSVLGRLKGSPSGSEDSGGSSNGGPSPINEVAAARTRPRRANSTRAVYVLSDSEVEEESADSDFEE; from the exons atgGCCGCCGAGAGGAAGCTTCCCCTCCAATCCAGCGCCGCCCACAACTCCGCTGCGGGGGGCGGTACCGCCGAAGCCCCCGCACCGGCAGGGGGCAAGAAGACGATCGAGCAGATCTACCAGAAGAAGACGCAGCTCGAGCACATCCTTCTTCGCCCGGACACTTACATCGGCTCCGTCGAGAAGCACACTCAGCCCCTCTGGGTCTACGAGAACGGCGAGATGGTCCACCGCCCCGTTACCTACGTCCCCGGCCTCTACAAGATCTTCGACGAGATCCTCGTCAACGCCGCCGACAACAAGCAGCGCGACCCCTCCATGGACACCGTGAAGGTCGAGATCGACGTCGACGCAAACCGCATCAGCATCTACAACAACGGCGATGGCGTGCCCGTCGAGATCCACCAGGAGGAAAGGGTCTACGTGCCGGAGTTGATCTTCGGCCACCTCCTCACCAGCAGCAACTACGACGACAACGTCAAGAAGACCACGGGTGGGCGAAATGGCTACGGCGCCAAGCTCACCAACATCTTCTCCGCGGAGTTCATCATCGAGACCGCCGATGGGAGGAGGCAGAAGAAGTATAAGCAG GTTTTCTCTGACAACATGGGGAAAAGGTCCGATCCCTCAATTACCAAGTGCAAGGAAGGGGAAAACTGGACAAAGGTGACCTTTAGGCCAGATCTTGCCAAATTTAACATGACTCGTCTCGAGGAAGACGTGGTTGCACTCATGAAGAAGAGGGTTGTTGATCTCGCTGGAACCCTCGGCAAGTCCGTCAAGGTAGAGTTGAATGGGCAACGGATACCTGTAAAGACTTTCTCCGATTACGTCAACTTGTACCTTCAGTCTGCATCGAAGTCCAGAACTGAACCACTTCCAAG GATCGCGGAGAAGGTTAATGAAAGGTGGGAGATTTGTGTCAGTCTAAGTGAAGGGCAGTTCCAGCAG GTTAGCTTCGTGAATGGTATTTCAACGATCAAGGGAGGAACTCACGTTGAGTGTGTTACTAATCAGATCACCAACCATATAATGACCGTCGTAAACAAGAAAAACAAGAATGCTAACCTTAAAGCACACAATGTGAGAAGTCATCTATGGGTATTCGTCAATGCCCTCATCAATAACCCTGCCTTCGATTCACAGACCAAAGAAACCTTGACTACTCGTCAGGGAAGCTTTGGATCAAAGTGTGAGCTCTCACAAGAGTTCCTTAAGAAGG TTGCTAAATCAGGAGTCGTAAACACTCTGCTTACATGGGCTGATTTCAAGCAGAGCAAGGAATTGAAGAAAACAGATGGTGCCAAAAGGCAGAGGATTACAGGCATTCCCAAGCTCGAGGATGCTAACGATGCTGGTGGCAGGAACTCCGATAAGTGTACCTTGGTATTGACTGAAGGAGATTCTGCAAAGGCTCTTGCT ATGGCTGGTATCTCGGTAGTAGGCAGGAACTACTATGGTGTGTTTCCGCTGAGAGGGAAACTGCTGAATGTCAGAGAAGCTAACCATAAGCAGATAATGGATAATGCAGAAATCCAGAACGTAAAGCAAATACTTGGTTTGCAGCATGGAAAGGAGTATGATAGTACTAAAGGCTTGAGATATGGCCATCTCATGATAATGACAGATCAG GATCATGATGGCTCGCACATCAAGGGCCTCCTCATCAACTTTATTCATACATTTTGGCCCTCGTTGCTAAAAGTTCCCTCATTTATGGTTGAGTTTATAACACCTCTTTTGAAG GCAACTAATAACAAGAACAAGACTGTTCTATCATTCTATTCCATGCCAGAGTATGAAGCATGGAAAGAAAGTTTGGGAGGGAATTCAAGTGGTTGGTCAATTAAGTATTATAAG GGGTTAGGGACAAGTAAATCAGAAGAAGGCAAAGAGTATTTTAAGGACATAGACAAGCACAAAAAGGAATTTGTATGGGCGGATGAGCAAGATGGTAATGCTATTGAGTTAGCATTCAGCAAGAAAAAGATTGAGGCTAGAAAGAATTGGCTCCGCCAATTTGAG CCGGACAATTATCTTGATCAAAAGCAGAAGCTTATCAAATACAGTGATTTCATCAACAAGGAGTTGATCCTGTTCTCCAGGGCAGACCTACAAAGATCAATACCTTCAATGGTTGATGGCCTGAAACCAGGCCAGAGGAAGATCTTGTTTTGCGCCTTCAAGCGGAATTTCGTAAAGCAGGCCAAG GTTGCCCAGTTTGTAGGTTATGTTTCTGAGAAGTCAGCATATCATCATGGTGAGCAGAGTCTTTCTACTACTATAATTGGTATGGCTCAAGATTTTGTGGGCAGCAACAACATAAATCTTTTGCAACCTGAAGGACAATTTGGTACTAGACACCAG GGAGGCAAAGATCATGCCAGTGCAAGGTATATCTTCACTTGTATGTCACCTGTCACGAGGTTCTTGTTCTCCAAGGATGATGATATTCTTCTTGACTACCTAAATGAGGATGGGCAATCAATTGAACCCACCTG GTATATGCCTGTCATACCTACGGTTTTAGTCAATGGAAGTGAAGGGATTGGAACTGGATGGAGTTCCTACGTTCCTAATTACAACCCAAAAGACATTGTAGCTAACGTTAGGCGATTGTTGAATGACGAACCAACGCAACCCATGGACCCATGGTATCGAGGTTTCAAG GGTCGGATAGAGAAATCAGCAACAAAGGAAGCTGGTGTGACCTATACAATTACTGGTGTCATAGAGGAAGTTGACAACACAACACTGAGAATAACAGAGTTGCCGGTCCGTAGATGGACCCAGGACTACAAGGAATTTCTTGAGTCCATGATGACTGGGAATGATAAGATCAAGGAACCATTTATCAag GATTATCGGGAGTATAATGATGACAAGACGGTCCACTTTGAGGTAACTTTGACAGAGGAGAATATGAACATTGCCAGACAAGAAGGGCTGGAGAAAAAGTTCAAGCTGACTACAACAATTGGCACCACCAATATGCACTTGTTTGATTCGAAGGGTGTCATAAAAAAATACGATAATCCCGAGCAGA TTCTTGAGGAGTTCTTTCATATGAGATATGAATTTTATGAAAAAAGAAAG AAAGCACTCTTGGACAACCTCGAGCTGGATTTACTGAAACTGGATAACAAAGCGAGGTTCATCCTTGGTGTTGTTAGAGGTGAGATAATAGTCAGTAACCGGAAGAGAGCAGATCTGTTCCTTGAACTGCAGCAGAAAGGGTTCACTCCtatgccaaagaaaaaaaaaggcattGATGCTGTTGTCGCCGGAgctgtggaggaagaagaagatcaaGAAGAAGAGAGCCCTGAGGTGGGAAAGGGTGGAGTAAAAGCCAGCGATtacgaatatttgatgtgcatgccgATAGGAAGTTTGACGTTAGAGAAGGTTCAAGAGCTTTGTGCAGATAAAGACAGACTAGAGGGAGAGGTTGATGAATTAAGAAGAACATCTGCAAAATCTCTATGGTTGAAGGAACTCGATGCATTAGAAGAGGAGCTGGAT AAGCTAGAACGAAAGGATGCTGAGGCTGAGGGGGTGAGGAAAGAGATGAGAATGAAGACCACTGCCGGTCTTGCACCCTCTAGACCAGGACCGAAGAAGCCAAGAAAGAATGCAGCAAATAACTCATCCGTTGTTGGATCGGAGGCTACTGCAACTGATGCGGGACAAAAGAAGCCTAGAGGGGCAACCAAGAGAGCTCCTGCTAAGCAG CGTGTGGTGGTTGAGAGCGGCGACGAAGACGATGATATTCTTGCACTGAAAGATCGGCTTGCTGCCTACAATCTCGACTCTTCTCCGGATCACCACCCAG CAATGGAAACAACAGATGCAGTGGTCGGGCAGGGAGAGGACAAAAAACAAGCGGACAGAAATAGCGCTGCAACAAGGAAGGCAACTTCGATCGACCTGTCGGATGACGAGGATAACGAAGCTGGAAATCACATGCCCGCCATAGACGAAGACAACGATGAGGATTTCAGTGTGGTGGAAGCACCTAAAGGAGGGAAAGGTAGAGGGAAAAAGCCTGCCAAAGAAAAGGCTACCACGACCGCGACAAGGAAGAGGGGTTTGGCACTGCCTGTTTCGAGTCAGAAACGCATCACCGAAGTGCTTAAGCCCGCGGAAAATGCCACCACCAGGATCTCGCCACAGAAGAAGGTCCGGAAGATGAGAGCTTCTCCTTTCAACAACAAAAGTGGATCAGTGCTGGGTCGACTCAAAGGTTCACCCTCCGGCAGTGAAGACTCTGGCGGTTCCTCAAATGGCGGCCCTTCACCGATCAACGAAGTGGCAGCGGCAAGAACTCGACCGAGGAGAGCGAACAGTACGAGAGCTGTGTATGTGCTGAGCGATTCAGaggtggaagaggaatcagccgaTTCAGACTTCGAAGAGTAG